A genomic region of Anas acuta chromosome 1, bAnaAcu1.1, whole genome shotgun sequence contains the following coding sequences:
- the NHLH2 gene encoding helix-loop-helix protein 2, whose protein sequence is MMLSPDQAADSDHPSSAPSDPESLGGADPRALGCCASDPEPAEGGGGGGGGGGGGEGRAGGRPGLHPPPLSREEKRRRRRATAKYRSAHATRERIRVEAFNLAFAELRKLLPTLPPDKKLSKIEILRLAICYISYLNHVLDV, encoded by the coding sequence ATGATGCTCAGCCCGGACCAAGCGGCCGACTCCGACCACCCCTCCTCGGCGCCCTCCGACCCCGAGTCCCTGGGGGGCGCGGACCCCCGGGCGCTGGGCTGCTGCGCCTCCGACCCGGAGCCGGCcgagggcggcgggggcggcggcggcggcgggggcggcggggagggtCGTGCCGGGGGCCGGCCGGGGCTGCACCCCCCGCCGCTCAGCCGGGAGGAGAAACGGCGCCGTCGTCGAGCCACGGCCAAGTACCGCTCGGCCCACGCCACGCGGGAGCGGATCCGCGTGGAGGCCTTCAACCTGGCCTTCGCCGAGCTGCGCAAGCTGCTGCCCACGCTGCCGCCCGACAAGAAGCTCTCCAAGATCGAGATCCTGCGCCTGGCCATCTGCTACATCTCCTATCTCAACCACGTCCTGGACGTGTAG